The Montipora capricornis isolate CH-2021 chromosome 3, ASM3666992v2, whole genome shotgun sequence genome window below encodes:
- the LOC138041169 gene encoding melatonin receptor type 1A-like produces MEEELVLVFDKMRVGDKRLAQDIANRPNSLIAIEATALLIINCLALLGNGLVFVVAYRNRRRLTMTDVLIVALSSTDLLVAVTVMPLSDGAIIKGVWIYNQSLCRFHGFCLITFFTASLNSLSLIAINRYYCVLKPNQYRTVFSTRNTICFLVIAWIVTFSFSIPPLIFGSDNYTFQPGKVMCLYPFELNAAYTVALDVTFLAAPTAVMCFCYWRVYRMLWRRNRVMSEKAYRLNVREANITRTALVVVFSMVLCWLPGMVMDVIDFATASLHHPRQLYLFYTFLMFLSSTVNPFIYALFSKRFRKEFRKVLHQVFPQNNLNESSTRISES; encoded by the coding sequence ATGGAAGAAGAGCTCGTGTTGGTCTTTGACAAAATGCGTGTAGGGGATAAGCGACTTGCGCAAGACATCGCTAATCGACCGAATTCTCTTATCGCAATTGAAGCAACCGCTCTACTAATTATCAACTGCTTAGCTTTGTTAGGAAATGGTTTGGTGTTCGTCGTGGCTTACAGAAATCGTCGCCGTCTTACTATGACAGATGTTCTCATAGTCGCTCTTTCCAGCACGGACCTTCTCGTTGCTGTAACAGTGATGCCCTTATCCGATGGAGCGATCATCAAAGGGGTTTGGATTTACAACCAATCGCTTTGCCGCTTTCACGGTTTCTGCCTCATAACCTTTTTCACAGCATCTTTAAACAGTTTATCACTCATCGCCATTAACAGATATTACTGCGTTCTTAAACCCAACCAATACCGAACGGTCTTTTCGACCAGAAATACAATTTGTTTCCTTGTCATCGCCTGGATAGTCACCTTCAGTTTTTCGATTCCGCCACTAATATTTGGATCAGACAACTACACCTTCCAACCTGGAAAAGTGATGTGCCTTTACCCCTTCGAGCTTAACGCTGCATACACAGTTGCCCTTGATGTTACATTCCTCGCAGCTCCAACCGCTGTCATGTGCTTCTGTTATTGGCGTGTTTATCGTATGCTTTGGCGACGTAATCGGGTGATGTCAGAAAAAGCCTACAGACTGAACGTTCGAGAAGCCAACATTACTAGAACCGCCCTGGTTGTTGTGTTTAGCATGGTACTCTGTTGGCTTCCCGGTATGGTCATGGATGTGATCGATTTTGCAACAGCTTCCCTACATCACCCGCGCCAACTGTACTTGTTCTACACTTTCCTGATGTTCTTGTCCTCCACTGTCAACCCGTTCATTTATGCTCTTTTTAGCAAGCGATTTAGAAAAGAGTTTCGCAAGGTTCTTCACCAAGTGTTCCCCCAAAATAACCTGAATGAGTCATCAACAAGAATTTCGGAAAGTTAA